GATTGCGACATCGCCGTCAATACGCGCGACTGGGGCTGGCACGACGGCCCCGCGGACGGTCACCGGTTCAATTTTTCCGACACGATGACGCACGAGGCGGGGCACTTCTGGGGGCTGGATCATTCGAGCGAAACGTACGCGACGATGTCCGCTTTTTACAACGACAAGACTCTCGCCCGCGACCTGGACGAGGACGACATCCTCGCCAACGCCGACCGCTACTGCGATTCGCCGCTGCCCGCGGATGACGCGCGCGAACCGAACGACTCCGCGCGCGCGACCGGCCCCGCGATCGAGACGGACACGTTCACGGACCTGCGCCTGTACGATACGGATATCTTCCGCGTGAATCTGACCGGCGGCGTATTCCCGAAAGTTTCCGTGAAAGATCGCGACAGCACGCGACGCAAGATCGTGCGCGTCACCGACAAGGACGGAAACGTGCTCGGCTCGACGCGCTGCGACGGCGATTGCGCCGCGGCGCCGATCCGCGAGGCGCCGGACGGCGACGTCGTTCTCGTGTGGCTTGAGACCGACTTTGAAAAAAGCGCGATTTCCACCTCGACCTACGACATCCGCATCGAACTTGTCAGCGACGTGGGTGACGAAGATCTTTTTGACGACGACATCGATGACGAGGACGACGATGCGGGCGGCGACGGTTGCGGCTTCTTCGGTACGACAGTTCCGCCGTCCGCCCCGCCCGGACTGGGGCTCGTCGCGCTGGCGCTCGCGATGTTGGCGATGTTGGCGTCACGCCGCGGGCGGACCGCGCGCGCATCGATCCGCGAGTTCCGGCGAACGCGTGGGTCGTATCGGCACGCGGCGCCCAACTAGCCATAACTCCAAAGGTTTTTGGCGCGACCGGGCTGGCGCGGCCTTGATTTTCGTGGTGTGATAGGCGATTGCTGGTGGGAAATCTCCACGAAAACAAGCACGTGCCGAACGAAACGCGGATGAACGCCGAACTGCAAAGCCTTATCGAGCGCTACCGATCGATGGCGTCGCGCGAAGGAGCGCCGGCACACGCTTTTGCACGCCTGTCCGATGCGTACCGCCACGCCGGGGACACGCGGCTGGCCATCGAAACCGCCGCCGAGGGGCTTCGCCGGCACGCCGGATCGCTGCTCGTGCAGGAGGCGCTCGGCATCGCGCTGCTCGACGCCGACGAGGACGAGGCGGCGGTGCGCGCGCTTGCCCCGGTGGTCGAAAAGCTGCCCGACAACAGCCGCGCCGCGTGTTCGCTCGCCGTCGCGCTGTCGCGTCTTTCGCGTGAGGAACAGGCCATCGCGGCGCTCGATCGCCGGCTTGCGCGCGACAGGTTTGATGGCGACGCGCTTTCGCTTCGCGCCGCGATCCGCGAGGGGCGGCCGCTCGATTACACCCCGGCCGCCGCGCCGATTCCCGCCGCGCCAGCCGAGCCCCCGCCCCCGGAACCGGAGCCGGAAATCGAGGAGGAAGCGGTCGAGGAAA
This region of bacterium genomic DNA includes:
- a CDS encoding matrixin family metalloprotease encodes the protein MRRVRIVVALATLFAAAAPAHAYKYTKCAGVPCFWDGFPVGFEISHNVAELYGDAPEDAQNAMRRWNHNRQTFCQVELNMGGMTPIASSGADFTNVIHAEPDWPYDKQVLAVTQCFYESTGRVVDCDIAVNTRDWGWHDGPADGHRFNFSDTMTHEAGHFWGLDHSSETYATMSAFYNDKTLARDLDEDDILANADRYCDSPLPADDAREPNDSARATGPAIETDTFTDLRLYDTDIFRVNLTGGVFPKVSVKDRDSTRRKIVRVTDKDGNVLGSTRCDGDCAAAPIREAPDGDVVLVWLETDFEKSAISTSTYDIRIELVSDVGDEDLFDDDIDDEDDDAGGDGCGFFGTTVPPSAPPGLGLVALALAMLAMLASRRGRTARASIREFRRTRGSYRHAAPN